One Mycolicibacterium fluoranthenivorans DNA segment encodes these proteins:
- a CDS encoding oxygenase MpaB family protein yields MLTAQERAVRIRGQREAQPEIYGSIDFDTMPLRFTTDPNVAAQMRDELADQRPRLLANAELVSVVADYTLLGDRVGDAYAGLMFEYGFKRLVDMLVEACDKGVDQVDGAPKELVDFIEDMESVPEWIDLDLVERGARLERNATAHVLPYVIRGGLLGTFVNKYAALPMAVTGAFSERTSGKRVKETAAFFVSSVLPGALARDGYSFKSAAMVRLMHSMVRINVMRKGRWDSAEYGVPIPQADQMPAGNAAMFALALKIVGKGRREFTADERARVEFYRYRCFLLGLPEELLPTTPQEIVDVMATRHATLRAGWDDDTCGRLVAGTMGARFEPEDSLRTRVREPFERSLSKLFFIRTYISGDTFRAAKMGVIITRADRLRAAAALLYVVARMLPYAIAERVPYLSDLADRRLTRKVSSLLERYSGAEFRTDATTYQPTPGAHQLRTEGA; encoded by the coding sequence ATGCTCACCGCACAGGAGCGGGCCGTTCGGATTCGAGGCCAACGCGAGGCACAGCCCGAGATCTACGGTTCGATCGACTTCGACACGATGCCGCTGCGCTTCACCACCGATCCGAACGTTGCGGCTCAGATGCGAGACGAACTGGCCGATCAGCGTCCACGGCTCCTCGCCAACGCCGAGTTGGTGTCGGTGGTCGCCGACTACACGCTGCTCGGGGATCGCGTCGGCGATGCGTATGCCGGGTTGATGTTCGAGTACGGATTCAAGCGTCTGGTCGACATGCTGGTCGAGGCCTGCGACAAGGGTGTAGATCAAGTCGACGGTGCCCCAAAGGAATTGGTCGATTTCATCGAGGACATGGAAAGTGTCCCGGAGTGGATCGACCTGGATCTGGTGGAGCGCGGTGCGCGTTTGGAACGTAATGCCACCGCCCACGTGTTGCCCTACGTCATCCGCGGCGGTCTGCTCGGAACGTTCGTCAACAAGTACGCGGCGCTGCCGATGGCCGTGACGGGTGCATTCAGCGAACGAACCTCGGGCAAGCGGGTCAAGGAGACGGCGGCGTTCTTCGTCTCGTCGGTTCTGCCCGGCGCTCTCGCGCGCGACGGGTACAGCTTCAAGAGCGCGGCGATGGTGCGGTTGATGCATTCGATGGTCCGGATCAATGTCATGCGTAAGGGCCGTTGGGACAGTGCCGAATACGGTGTGCCGATCCCGCAGGCCGATCAGATGCCGGCGGGTAACGCGGCGATGTTCGCGCTGGCGTTGAAGATCGTCGGTAAGGGGCGCCGCGAATTCACCGCGGACGAACGGGCCCGCGTGGAGTTCTATCGCTACCGATGCTTCCTGCTCGGCCTCCCCGAGGAGTTGTTGCCCACCACACCACAGGAAATCGTGGATGTGATGGCCACCCGCCACGCGACGCTGCGGGCCGGGTGGGACGACGACACCTGCGGCCGTCTGGTCGCCGGCACCATGGGTGCCCGATTCGAGCCGGAGGACTCGCTGCGCACCCGTGTCCGGGAACCGTTCGAGCGCAGCCTCAGCAAGCTGTTCTTTATCCGCACCTACATCAGCGGCGACACCTTCAGGGCCGCCAAGATGGGTGTGATCATCACCCGCGCAGATCGCCTCCGTGCAGCCGCCGCGCTCCTGTATGTCGTGGCGCGGATGCTGCCCTACGCGATCGCCGAGCGTGTGCCCTATCTCAGTGACCTGGCCGACCGCCGCCTCACCCGGAAGGTGTCCAGCTTGCTCGAGCGCTACAGCGGCGCCGAATTCCGTACCGATGCGACCACGTACCAGCCCACCCCGGGGGCGCACCAGCTCCGCACCGAAGGCGCGTAG
- a CDS encoding TetR family transcriptional regulator, producing MITPGGAGESLQRRMKDRMLSEVAEMATQLFLAKGFDETTVDEICAAAGLSRRSFFRYFKTKEDVVISQLPVLSDIGCEVFLSRPPDEDVWTALRHSLTPFVEWVDEDHARALAFLALIEKSPTLRFRYLDRVDRWQAGLVAAARTRLAHSGNDLYLPVIVAAATGAYRAAGKIWAQSGGGDSISALFDEAFAALAPAPYPDRGR from the coding sequence ATGATCACCCCAGGCGGTGCCGGAGAATCCCTTCAGCGCCGGATGAAGGACCGGATGCTGTCTGAGGTCGCCGAGATGGCGACGCAGCTGTTCCTCGCCAAGGGTTTCGATGAGACGACGGTCGACGAGATATGCGCGGCGGCGGGGTTGTCCCGACGCAGCTTCTTTCGCTATTTCAAGACCAAGGAAGACGTCGTGATCTCGCAGCTGCCGGTGTTGTCCGATATCGGCTGTGAGGTTTTTCTGTCCCGGCCGCCCGACGAGGATGTCTGGACCGCACTTCGGCACAGCCTGACCCCGTTCGTGGAGTGGGTCGACGAAGATCATGCGCGCGCGTTGGCGTTTCTGGCGCTGATCGAGAAGTCGCCGACCTTGCGTTTTCGCTACCTTGATCGCGTCGATCGATGGCAGGCCGGCCTCGTCGCCGCGGCTCGCACCAGACTCGCCCATTCCGGAAACGACCTGTACCTGCCGGTGATCGTCGCCGCGGCCACTGGTGCGTATCGGGCTGCCGGAAAGATCTGGGCACAGTCGGGGGGAGGCGATTCGATCTCGGCGCTGTTCGATGAAGCGTTCGCGGCCCTTGCGCCTGCGCCGTATCCAGATCGAGGTCGCTGA
- a CDS encoding GMC family oxidoreductase: MSEHDLADYVVVGAGSAGSILASRLSAAGASVILVEAGGTDRRPDVALPLGIVTLYATANWKYPTAPEPSRGGKAGAFAGGRIVGGSGSINAMVYARGRRADYDGWAQAGATGWSYPEVLPHFKALENWVEGPDDYRGGCGPIAVSWCGHHHEIDDAFIQAAVDAGHRRNPDPNGADQLGVARSQVNQRRGYRSSSGREFLHGLPREQRPRVLTRTTVTRVIVENGRAVGVRVGDRVIRARQEVVLCAGAIGSAALLMNSGIAAGGSVADLPGVGENFHDHLVVTQRWVSKVPTINTMGPVRLAKAVRAFRARGEGPLTTTPFEAQLFTEDFQIAVTPASYELSPVSGRATLKRSDAFTAYTVVMHPEGRGRVRLRGGKPYIEFDRLGRAEDVRKLLEGAELTRDLVESQPAMRGVTGAPLNPFDGDARHWLDTAESSIYHAVGTCRMGTDDGAVVGPDLRVRGVDGLRVADASVIPAITSGNTNAPTMMIALRAADLILDRPNLTR; encoded by the coding sequence ATGAGCGAGCATGATCTGGCGGACTACGTCGTGGTCGGGGCGGGATCCGCCGGATCCATCCTCGCCAGTCGGCTGTCCGCGGCCGGAGCCAGTGTCATTCTCGTTGAGGCGGGCGGCACCGATCGACGTCCCGACGTGGCCCTGCCCCTGGGCATCGTCACGCTCTACGCGACGGCCAACTGGAAGTACCCCACCGCGCCGGAACCGAGCAGGGGTGGGAAGGCGGGCGCCTTCGCCGGCGGGCGAATCGTCGGGGGCAGCGGATCCATCAATGCCATGGTCTACGCCCGGGGGCGGCGAGCCGACTACGACGGCTGGGCGCAAGCCGGCGCGACCGGCTGGTCCTACCCCGAGGTGCTTCCGCACTTCAAGGCGCTGGAGAACTGGGTCGAGGGTCCCGACGACTATCGCGGCGGTTGCGGTCCCATCGCGGTGTCGTGGTGCGGCCATCACCACGAGATCGATGACGCGTTCATCCAGGCAGCGGTAGATGCCGGCCATCGGCGCAACCCGGATCCGAACGGGGCGGACCAACTCGGAGTGGCGCGCAGCCAGGTCAACCAACGGCGCGGCTACCGCAGCTCGTCGGGTCGGGAATTCCTGCACGGCCTGCCCCGCGAGCAGCGCCCACGTGTCCTGACCCGCACCACCGTGACGCGGGTGATCGTCGAGAACGGGCGCGCGGTCGGGGTGCGGGTCGGCGATCGTGTCATTCGGGCGCGCCAAGAGGTCGTGCTGTGCGCCGGGGCGATCGGCTCTGCGGCGCTTCTGATGAACTCCGGCATTGCCGCGGGCGGCAGCGTGGCCGACCTACCGGGGGTGGGGGAGAACTTCCACGACCATCTCGTCGTCACGCAACGCTGGGTCTCGAAGGTACCGACGATCAACACCATGGGTCCGGTGCGTCTTGCCAAGGCGGTTCGCGCTTTCCGTGCTCGTGGTGAGGGTCCGTTGACGACCACACCCTTTGAAGCCCAGCTGTTCACCGAGGATTTTCAGATCGCGGTGACGCCGGCCAGTTACGAGCTCAGTCCGGTGAGCGGCCGGGCCACGTTGAAGCGTTCCGACGCGTTCACGGCGTACACGGTGGTGATGCATCCCGAGGGCCGGGGGCGGGTCCGGCTCCGGGGCGGCAAACCCTATATCGAGTTCGACCGGTTGGGCCGGGCCGAAGATGTGCGAAAGCTGTTGGAGGGTGCGGAACTCACCCGTGACCTCGTCGAGTCTCAGCCGGCCATGCGCGGGGTCACCGGCGCCCCGCTCAACCCGTTCGACGGCGATGCGCGGCATTGGCTCGACACCGCCGAGAGCAGCATCTACCACGCGGTTGGCACGTGTCGGATGGGAACCGACGATGGCGCGGTCGTCGGTCCCGATCTGCGTGTGCGCGGAGTCGACGGGCTGCGCGTCGCGGACGCGTCGGTGATCCCGGCCATCACCTCTGGCAACACCAACGCGCCCACCATGATGATCGCGCTGCGCGCAGCCGATCTCATTCTCGACCGGCCGAATCTCACCCGCTGA
- a CDS encoding nitroreductase encodes MTNDIDSIVTSRRSERLPADAATTLTHLLAIRVSCRAFRPEPVAEQTIREILATAQLTASWCNSQSWQVAVTGGAGTDRLRNALYTAAASGHTETPDITFPREYRGVHRDRRRESGYQLYNALGIERGDHQRQREQTLQNFTFFGAPHVAIIHTDEALGPYGAVDCGGYVNNFLLAAAARGVGSIAQAALAMYPDVLRQELGLTPDRMVVCGISFGYPDLDHPSNSYRTTRAPLDEVVEWVNS; translated from the coding sequence TTGACCAACGACATCGACTCCATCGTCACATCCCGCCGGTCCGAACGGCTGCCGGCCGATGCGGCGACGACACTCACCCACCTGCTGGCCATCCGCGTGAGTTGTCGTGCGTTTCGGCCGGAACCCGTTGCCGAACAGACGATCCGGGAGATTCTCGCTACCGCACAGTTGACGGCATCCTGGTGCAACAGCCAATCCTGGCAGGTGGCGGTCACCGGCGGCGCAGGAACCGATCGCCTCCGCAATGCGCTGTACACCGCGGCGGCGAGCGGTCACACCGAGACACCCGATATCACGTTTCCTCGCGAATACCGCGGCGTCCATCGCGATCGCCGACGCGAGAGTGGGTACCAGCTGTACAACGCCCTGGGTATCGAACGCGGTGATCACCAGCGTCAGAGGGAGCAGACGCTGCAGAACTTCACCTTCTTCGGTGCACCGCACGTGGCGATCATCCACACCGATGAAGCACTGGGGCCTTATGGTGCGGTCGACTGCGGCGGCTACGTCAACAACTTCCTGCTGGCTGCGGCCGCACGCGGCGTCGGCAGCATCGCCCAAGCCGCCCTGGCGATGTACCCCGACGTTCTCCGCCAGGAACTCGGACTCACGCCGGACCGTATGGTCGTCTGCGGCATTTCCTTCGGCTATCCCGACCTCGACCATCCGTCCAACAGCTACCGCACCACACGCGCCCCGCTCGACGAGGTCGTCGAGTGGGTCAATTCCTGA
- a CDS encoding sensor domain-containing diguanylate cyclase, which produces MMALRSRLQQREILDGLLLRESVFRYAIAAFVLVFGVIAMFSLASSDGPQTPVARGVVLVVSLTTLPVAIATTRLHLGSVWWSQRARWQPAPTLFVGYADTGLTVILAAFQNAAAALLGTALFAVVGAYAAHFLTFLPRLVHIAVSSVVIIVFGVQTVAAGDTDPLGGVGRTMVLLLAVNGTVLLHGLYTSEIRQAIARSHMVATTDPLTLLANRRAFDLRARRLIETSPDGVDVLLVDVDDLKVINDSYGHDHGDQVLRRVAAGITSTVGLHAVSARLGGDEFGIAVAVQPDRTKEQVADALRQLLSREGISVSIGSARAEGLTPTGESEAVLSHLLKTADERMYSGKRRQTRP; this is translated from the coding sequence ATGATGGCGTTGCGGTCGCGGCTGCAGCAACGCGAAATTCTTGACGGCCTGCTGTTGCGCGAGTCGGTGTTCAGGTATGCGATAGCGGCGTTCGTGCTGGTGTTCGGTGTCATCGCCATGTTCTCCCTGGCCTCGTCGGATGGACCGCAGACGCCGGTGGCCAGAGGTGTCGTGCTGGTGGTCTCGCTCACCACGCTCCCGGTCGCCATTGCCACCACCCGCCTGCACCTCGGATCGGTGTGGTGGTCGCAGCGCGCGCGCTGGCAACCCGCTCCGACGTTGTTCGTCGGCTATGCCGACACCGGGCTGACGGTGATCTTGGCGGCGTTCCAGAACGCCGCCGCAGCACTGCTCGGCACCGCATTGTTCGCGGTGGTGGGTGCCTACGCCGCGCATTTTCTCACCTTCCTACCTCGTCTGGTCCACATCGCGGTGTCCAGCGTCGTCATCATCGTGTTCGGCGTCCAGACGGTCGCCGCCGGAGACACCGATCCGCTCGGCGGCGTCGGGCGGACCATGGTGCTGTTGCTGGCCGTCAACGGCACGGTGCTCCTGCACGGGTTGTACACCAGTGAGATTCGTCAGGCGATCGCTCGCAGTCACATGGTCGCCACCACGGATCCGTTGACACTGCTGGCGAATCGGCGTGCGTTTGATCTGCGCGCGCGGCGACTGATCGAAACCTCGCCGGACGGTGTCGATGTGCTACTCGTCGACGTCGACGACCTCAAAGTGATCAATGACAGCTATGGGCATGACCACGGTGACCAGGTGCTGCGGCGCGTGGCCGCCGGCATCACCAGCACGGTGGGACTGCACGCGGTGTCGGCCAGGTTGGGCGGTGACGAGTTCGGGATCGCGGTGGCGGTTCAGCCGGATCGCACCAAGGAACAAGTGGCCGACGCCCTGCGGCAGCTCCTGTCGCGCGAGGGCATCAGCGTCAGCATCGGTAGCGCACGAGCCGAAGGCCTGACGCCGACCGGTGAATCGGAAGCCGTGCTGAGCCACCTGCTCAAGACCGCAGACGAGCGGATGTACTCGGGTAAGAGACGGCAAACGCGTCCCTGA
- a CDS encoding acetyl-CoA acetyltransferase, whose translation MVWILGGYQSDFARNLHREGADFAALTAEVVRATLTAAKTRPADIGVVHVGNAFGEMFAAQGHLGAMPATVEDALWDVPASRHEAACASGGVAILAALADLRAGNYDSALVVGVELEKTVPGDIAAQNLGAAAWTGHEGADAKFMWPHMFSRVADEYDRRYGLADVHLDALSALNHANAKANPNAQTREWAATTDNPVVEGRIRRLDCSQMTDGGAGVVLVSDGYLRDHPGARPIARIDGWGHRTVGLGLQQKLDRAEADPYVLPHVRRAVVDAFTRAQVTLEDLDGFEVHDCFTPSEYLAIDHIGLTGPGESWKAIENGEIEIGGRLPMNPSGGLIGGGHPVGATGVRMVLDAAKQVAGTAGDYQVDGAKTFGTLNFGGSTATTVSFVVSQGF comes from the coding sequence ATGGTGTGGATCCTCGGTGGTTACCAGAGCGATTTCGCCCGCAACCTGCACCGCGAGGGTGCCGATTTCGCGGCACTGACCGCCGAGGTGGTCCGTGCGACGTTGACCGCCGCGAAGACACGACCGGCCGATATCGGCGTGGTGCACGTCGGCAACGCGTTCGGTGAGATGTTTGCGGCCCAGGGCCACCTGGGTGCCATGCCCGCCACCGTCGAGGACGCGCTGTGGGATGTCCCCGCGTCCCGGCACGAGGCGGCGTGCGCGTCGGGCGGGGTGGCGATCTTGGCCGCGCTGGCCGACCTGCGGGCCGGCAACTACGACAGTGCCCTGGTGGTCGGCGTCGAACTGGAGAAGACGGTGCCCGGCGACATCGCCGCGCAGAACCTCGGCGCGGCCGCGTGGACCGGGCACGAGGGCGCGGACGCGAAATTCATGTGGCCCCACATGTTCTCCCGGGTCGCCGACGAATACGACCGGCGTTACGGCCTCGCCGACGTCCACCTCGACGCCCTGTCCGCACTGAATCACGCCAACGCCAAGGCCAACCCGAACGCACAGACCCGGGAGTGGGCGGCCACCACCGACAACCCGGTCGTGGAGGGCCGGATCCGGCGACTGGATTGCAGCCAGATGACCGACGGCGGCGCCGGCGTCGTGCTGGTCTCCGACGGCTATCTGCGCGACCATCCCGGGGCCCGGCCGATCGCCCGTATCGACGGTTGGGGGCACCGCACCGTCGGTCTGGGACTGCAGCAGAAACTGGACCGCGCCGAGGCGGATCCCTATGTGCTGCCCCATGTCCGGCGCGCCGTCGTCGACGCCTTCACCCGTGCCCAGGTGACCCTGGAGGATCTGGACGGTTTCGAAGTACACGACTGCTTCACGCCGAGTGAGTACCTGGCGATCGACCATATCGGTCTCACCGGGCCCGGCGAATCGTGGAAGGCCATCGAGAACGGCGAGATCGAGATCGGCGGCAGGCTGCCGATGAACCCGAGTGGCGGCTTGATCGGCGGTGGTCATCCGGTCGGCGCCACCGGGGTCAGGATGGTGCTCGACGCGGCCAAGCAGGTCGCCGGAACCGCCGGGGACTACCAGGTCGACGGCGCAAAAACGTTCGGCACCTTGAACTTCGGTGGCAGTACCGCCACCACCGTCAGTTTCGTCGTCTCCCAGGGGTTCTGA
- a CDS encoding carotenoid oxygenase family protein yields MNVEVVAKYLSTLPEEDDHPYRTGPWRPQTTEWDAVDLRVVEGEIPGDLDGVYLRNTENPLHPAFKTYHPFDGDGMLHIVGFRDGKAFYRNRFIPTDGFLAEQEAGGPLWPGIAEPVELARRDYGWGARTLMKDASSTDVTVHRGVALTSFYQCGDLYRIDPYTGDALGKADFAGGFPTDLGVSAHPKVDGTTGELLFFNYGKQAPYMHYGVVDERDALVHYVDVELPGPRLPHDMAFTENYVILNDFPLFWDAEMLKHNAHIPRLHRDLPSRFGILPRRGGSGEIRWFEAATTYVLHFTNAFEEGDEIVLDGFFQGTPEPTDAGTADGMDPRWQRFFRYLSLDGMQTRLHRWRFNLSTGQTHEEQLSDSLTEFGMINPSYAAKDYRYTYAATGKPGWFLFDGLVRHDLHTGSEQRYAFADGVYGSETAMAPRIGSTGEDDGYLVTITTDMTADASYCLVFDAAGLADGPVCKLQLPERVSSGTHSTWAPGSELRRWRD; encoded by the coding sequence ATGAATGTAGAAGTGGTCGCCAAGTATCTGTCCACCCTCCCCGAGGAGGACGACCACCCGTACCGCACCGGCCCGTGGCGCCCGCAGACCACCGAATGGGATGCCGTGGACCTGCGCGTCGTCGAGGGCGAGATCCCCGGCGATCTGGACGGGGTGTACCTGCGCAACACTGAGAATCCGCTGCATCCCGCGTTCAAGACCTACCACCCTTTCGACGGCGACGGCATGTTGCACATCGTCGGATTCCGGGATGGAAAAGCCTTCTACCGCAACCGCTTCATCCCGACCGACGGCTTCCTCGCCGAGCAGGAAGCGGGCGGTCCGCTGTGGCCGGGCATCGCCGAGCCGGTCGAGCTGGCCCGGCGCGATTACGGCTGGGGCGCACGGACCTTGATGAAGGACGCGTCGTCGACCGATGTGACCGTGCACCGTGGGGTCGCACTCACCAGCTTCTACCAGTGCGGGGACCTGTACCGGATCGACCCGTACACCGGGGATGCGCTGGGCAAGGCGGACTTCGCCGGCGGCTTTCCCACCGACCTGGGTGTCTCGGCGCACCCCAAGGTCGACGGCACCACCGGCGAACTGCTGTTCTTCAACTACGGCAAGCAGGCCCCGTACATGCATTACGGCGTGGTCGACGAGCGCGATGCGCTGGTGCACTACGTCGACGTCGAACTCCCCGGCCCCCGACTGCCGCACGATATGGCGTTCACCGAGAACTATGTGATCCTCAACGATTTCCCGCTGTTCTGGGATGCCGAAATGCTGAAACACAACGCGCACATTCCCCGGCTGCACCGGGATCTGCCGTCGCGGTTCGGGATCCTGCCGCGGCGCGGCGGATCCGGCGAGATTCGCTGGTTCGAGGCCGCGACGACGTACGTCCTGCACTTCACCAACGCCTTCGAGGAGGGCGACGAGATCGTGCTCGACGGGTTCTTCCAGGGCACCCCCGAACCGACCGACGCCGGAACCGCCGACGGGATGGATCCGCGGTGGCAGCGGTTCTTCCGGTATCTGTCCCTGGACGGGATGCAGACCCGGCTGCACCGCTGGCGGTTCAACCTGAGCACCGGGCAGACGCACGAGGAGCAATTGTCCGACAGCTTGACCGAGTTCGGAATGATCAACCCGTCGTACGCGGCCAAGGACTACCGCTACACCTATGCCGCGACGGGCAAGCCCGGCTGGTTCCTGTTCGACGGACTGGTGCGCCACGATCTGCACACCGGTTCCGAGCAGCGCTACGCGTTCGCCGACGGGGTGTACGGCAGCGAGACCGCCATGGCGCCGCGCATAGGCAGCACCGGCGAAGACGACGGCTACCTCGTCACCATCACGACCGATATGACCGCCGATGCGTCGTACTGTCTGGTGTTCGACGCTGCCGGCCTCGCCGACGGACCAGTGTGCAAACTTCAACTGCCGGAACGGGTTTCCAGCGGAACGCACTCGACCTGGGCGCCGGGTTCGGAGCTGCGGCGCTGGCGGGACTGA
- a CDS encoding winged helix-turn-helix transcriptional regulator — MESSPTVNAVGRMLGLLGDEWTLLIAQQALLGATRYGEFAARLPISNAALTSRLASMTSEGLLARAGRDYRLTSSGRSLWPMLVSIWAWERRWVPEHALPAMWHSGCGAQCAPSLTCAACGATTTEKTLDARWGPSGSWARSMPTVATRRRSQGDRAGLFPQTMTILGNRWSFAVMVAAFVGTSRFTDFAAQLGAPPGSLSDRLQILVANDVLTTTDGRYRLTEKGRAVLPILVTALDWAQRWLATPDGPAVELTHTTCGTAFDAVLACDQCGEVLRGRSVGVVPAG; from the coding sequence ATGGAGTCCAGCCCCACTGTGAACGCCGTCGGCCGGATGCTTGGCCTGCTCGGTGACGAGTGGACGCTGCTGATCGCCCAGCAGGCGCTGTTGGGCGCCACCCGGTACGGGGAATTCGCCGCGCGGCTGCCCATCTCGAATGCGGCGCTGACATCACGGCTGGCGAGCATGACGTCCGAAGGGCTGCTGGCCCGGGCCGGCCGAGACTATCGGCTGACCAGCAGCGGCCGGTCACTGTGGCCGATGCTGGTGTCCATCTGGGCATGGGAGCGTCGCTGGGTGCCCGAGCATGCGCTGCCTGCGATGTGGCACTCCGGCTGCGGTGCGCAGTGTGCACCGTCTCTGACATGTGCCGCCTGCGGCGCGACCACGACCGAGAAGACCCTGGATGCGCGGTGGGGTCCGAGCGGATCCTGGGCGCGGTCCATGCCCACCGTCGCCACCAGGCGGCGATCCCAGGGCGACCGAGCGGGCCTGTTCCCGCAGACCATGACCATCCTGGGCAACCGGTGGTCCTTCGCCGTCATGGTCGCCGCCTTTGTCGGCACCAGCCGATTCACCGATTTCGCCGCCCAACTCGGTGCCCCGCCCGGCTCCCTGTCCGACCGGCTGCAGATCCTGGTGGCCAACGATGTCCTGACCACCACCGACGGCCGCTACCGATTGACCGAGAAGGGCCGCGCGGTGCTGCCCATCCTGGTGACCGCGCTGGACTGGGCGCAGCGCTGGCTCGCCACACCCGACGGCCCGGCCGTCGAGCTCACCCACACCACCTGTGGCACCGCCTTCGATGCTGTGCTGGCCTGTGATCAGTGCGGCGAGGTCCTGCGCGGAAGGTCGGTCGGCGTCGTCCCCGCCGGGTAG
- a CDS encoding Hsp20/alpha crystallin family protein produces the protein MLRFDPFSDLDALTRGLLTSQSGSSRTPRFMPMDLCKIDDHYVLTADLPGVDPGSVDVDVDNGTLTISAHRTARTDDSVQWFANERFFGSYRRQLSLGEGIDTSAISATYENGVLTVTIPLAERAKPRKIDIAHGGGQRSIEPNTVDSQ, from the coding sequence GTGCTCCGTTTCGATCCCTTCAGTGACCTTGACGCCCTGACCCGCGGGCTGCTCACCAGCCAGTCCGGGTCATCGCGCACCCCGAGGTTCATGCCCATGGACCTGTGCAAGATCGATGACCACTACGTTCTGACCGCGGATCTTCCCGGCGTCGATCCCGGCTCGGTGGACGTCGATGTGGACAACGGCACGCTGACCATCTCGGCCCACCGCACGGCCCGCACCGACGACTCGGTCCAATGGTTCGCCAACGAGCGGTTCTTCGGCAGTTACCGCAGACAGCTCTCCCTCGGCGAAGGCATTGACACCTCGGCCATTTCGGCGACCTACGAGAACGGCGTCCTCACCGTCACGATCCCGCTGGCCGAACGAGCCAAGCCGCGCAAGATCGATATCGCGCACGGCGGCGGCCAGCGATCCATCGAACCGAATACCGTCGACTCACAGTGA
- a CDS encoding GNAT family N-acetyltransferase yields MTSFVEPVTLTGQHWVTLEPLSTDHTDEIADAAADGDLGRLWFTGAPSPDTAGRWVQTWLDNPAAFSFVVRTLDGTLVGSSSYLNIDGPNRRLEIGATWYRASVRRTGVNTEAKLLLLGHAFDELNCVAVEFRTHFFNTTSRAAIERLGAKLDGVLRSHQLLPDGSRRDTVVYSILDIEWPAVRNNLRFRLQRE; encoded by the coding sequence GTGACTAGCTTCGTCGAACCCGTGACGCTGACGGGGCAACACTGGGTGACGCTGGAACCGCTGAGCACCGATCACACCGACGAGATCGCCGACGCTGCCGCCGATGGCGACCTCGGGCGGCTGTGGTTCACCGGTGCCCCGTCACCGGATACCGCGGGCCGTTGGGTACAGACCTGGCTGGACAACCCGGCCGCGTTCTCCTTCGTGGTGCGGACCCTGGACGGAACTCTGGTCGGGTCGTCGAGCTACCTCAACATCGACGGGCCGAACCGGCGACTGGAGATCGGAGCCACCTGGTACCGCGCCTCGGTGCGCCGCACCGGGGTGAACACCGAAGCCAAACTTCTGTTGCTCGGCCATGCCTTCGACGAGTTGAACTGCGTGGCAGTCGAATTCCGCACCCACTTCTTCAACACGACCAGCCGCGCGGCAATCGAGCGGCTGGGGGCCAAGCTGGACGGGGTCCTGCGCAGCCACCAGCTGCTGCCCGACGGGTCGCGCCGGGACACCGTCGTCTACTCGATTCTGGATATCGAGTGGCCGGCGGTGCGCAACAACCTGCGGTTCCGGCTACAGCGGGAGTGA
- a CDS encoding cupin domain-containing protein has product MTDLPDWARELDLSPHPEGGWYAETWRSALTVPQSTLPPEYTGPRSAGTAILFLLMPGQQSAWHTVRSAELWLYHRGSPLVLEVGPRQAEASELLLGADIAAGEQPQVVVPPGYWQRARHLGRAQRRGEAPDDEPTLVSCVVVPGFDFADFALGAPSP; this is encoded by the coding sequence ATGACGGATCTCCCCGATTGGGCCCGGGAACTGGACTTGTCCCCGCATCCGGAGGGCGGCTGGTATGCCGAGACCTGGCGTAGCGCGCTGACCGTTCCGCAGTCGACGCTGCCCCCGGAGTACACCGGGCCACGCAGCGCGGGCACCGCAATCCTGTTCTTGTTGATGCCCGGTCAGCAGTCGGCCTGGCATACCGTCCGGAGCGCCGAGCTGTGGCTTTATCACCGCGGCAGCCCGCTGGTGCTGGAAGTCGGGCCGCGCCAAGCGGAGGCCTCCGAGCTGCTGTTGGGCGCCGATATCGCCGCCGGCGAGCAGCCGCAGGTGGTGGTGCCGCCCGGGTACTGGCAGCGGGCCCGGCATCTGGGGCGAGCGCAGCGACGGGGAGAAGCACCGGACGATGAACCCACACTGGTCAGCTGTGTGGTCGTGCCCGGTTTCGACTTCGCAGACTTCGCGCTGGGGGCGCCGAGCCCTTAG